The following proteins are encoded in a genomic region of Arachis stenosperma cultivar V10309 chromosome 4, arast.V10309.gnm1.PFL2, whole genome shotgun sequence:
- the LOC130975473 gene encoding uncharacterized protein LOC130975473 has protein sequence MQELRHRVQNLERQLADQERDRRSTDPSYLPSPESRERDSRQSLPRHASASRTEVESTREDSPIPRRRNDTIIYSRGKKMCHPGQDREDREGRPMRTQRPVIMGATLFHRSILEVRLPKHFDKPTDMRYDRTQDPMEHLTAFKARMNLEGAGDEVRCRAFPVTLAGPAIRWFNSLPQGSIYGFSDISRAFLAQFTTRIAKAKHPINLLGITQRSEETTRKYLDCFNDECLKIDGLTDSVASLCLTNGLLNEDFRKHLTTKPIWTMNEIQTVAKEYINDEEVSQVVAANRQQGNGERQKEQGGGPSKAPRTFPRIGKFTNYTPLTLPIMEVYQQIAEKGILSKPRPLKDRTGGNKSLYCDYHKGYGHQTQT, from the coding sequence ATGCAGGAGTTACGCCATAGGGTCCAGAACCTGGAACGACAACTAGCCGATCAGGAGCGCGATCGACGAAGCACAGATCCTAGCTACCTCCCGTCCCCTGAAAGCCGGGAGCGAGATTCCCGCCAGAGTCTCCCCCGGCACGCCTCCGCATCCAGAACGGAAGTGGAAAGCACCCGAGAAGATTCGCCCATCCCGAGAAGACGAAACGACACAATCATCTACTCTCGAGGCAAGAAAATGTGTCACCCGGGACAAGACCGCGAAGACAGAGAAGGGAGGCCTATGAGGACGCAGCGACCCGTGATAATGGGCGCCACCCTGTTCCATCGGTCCATCCTTGAGGTCCGGTTGCCGAAGCACTTCGAcaaaccaacggacatgaggtacgatAGAACCCAAGACCCTATGGAGCACCTCACGGCCTTCAAGGCTAGAATGAATCTGGAGGGAGCAGGAGACGAGGTGAGGTGCCGGGCCTTCCCGGTCACCTTGGCTGGACCTGCGATCCGGTGGTTTAACAGCCTCCCGCAAGGATCCATCTATGGGTTTTCGGACATCAGCCGTGCCTTCCTAGCTCAATTCACAACACGAATAGCAAAGGCAAAGCACCCGATCAATCTGCTCGGGATAACCCAAAGGTCTGAGGAGACgaccagaaaatacctggactgcttcaacgacgaatgcttgAAAATTGACGGCCTAACCGACTCGGTGGCCAGCCTCTGTTTGACGAACGGCCTCCTGAACGAGGATTTCCGAAAACACCTCACCACGAAACCGATTTGGACGATGAACGAAATCCAAACGGTAGCTAAGGAATACATAAATGACGAGGAGGTGAGCCAGGTCGTGGCTGCCAATAGGCAGCAAGGTAACGGAGAGAGACAAAAAGAACAAGGCGGAGGGCCGAGCAAGGCACCCAGAACGTTTCCTCGGATTGGGAAATTCACCAACTACACTCCACTCACTCTCCCCATCATGGAAGTTTACCAGCAAATAGCCGAGAAAGGAATCTTGTCGAAGCCCCGACCACTCAAGGACCGCACGGGGGGAAACAAGAGCCTCTACTGTGACTACCACAAGGGCTATGGGCACCAAACACAGACCTAA